A part of Scleropages formosus chromosome 3, fSclFor1.1, whole genome shotgun sequence genomic DNA contains:
- the otop2 gene encoding proton channel OTOP2, with the protein MTAANEVMPIGAAGEKAQHAARLALPPGEATAAQQQSSKRGSLLSGVICINILILGCAMVCSSVFSPDAVSPVNVQILLSVLLLLTTAWMVYYMAYVARLDKAVLYKDGHAGPVWLRGGLVLFGVCSLIMDVFKIANYVGYMHCDSAVKIVFPAVQALFILVQTYLLWFHAKDCAQLQRNITRCGLMLCLASNLIVWMTAVTEESQHQTVIPKSDHAAGDNNRVFPPVSGNKEGECNCSHTACSIFKEAYYYLYPFNIEYSLFASAMAYVMWKNVGRLVDQHAHHKHRFRLKGILVGPVVGVAMLVAGLATFVIYEVDMAMDDKEKKELALKIHYLMNTVAVSLMSVAALIGYAIYWLDKRDHVSEKNPTRSLDIGLLLGSSLGQFLICYFNMVAIVASSATDVLNALNLACSLLTIIQIILQNVFVIEGLHREPFNEDHEGHVFANPHALHSNQETHQPSTMRRSTSVVIITTGMHVPVTLGPCWKRRLLKEISIFLLLCNVILWIMPAFGARPQFDNELGFRFYDYSTWSAVVNIGLPFGIFYRMHSVASLFEVFLIT; encoded by the exons ATGACAGCAGCTAATGAAGTGATGCCCATAGGCGCCGCGGGGGAGAAGGCCCAGCACGCAGCCAGGCTGGCCCTCCCACCGGGTGAGGCCACCGCAGCGCAGCAACAGAGCAGCAAGCGTGGCAGCTTGCTCTCGGGCGTCATCTGCATCAACATCCTCATCCTGGGCTGTGCAATGGTGTGCAGCAGCGTGTTCAGTCCAGACGCTGTCTCACCCGTCAACGTGCAGATCCTGCTgtccgtgctgctgctgcttactACCGCGTGGATGGTGTACTACATGGCCTACGTCGCCCGTCTGGACAAGGCCGTGCTCTACAAGGATGGCCACGCAGGGCCCGTGTGGCTCAGAG GGGGACTTGTTCTGTTTGGAGTGTGCAGCCTTATTATGGATGTCTTCAAAATTGCAAACTACGTGGGCTACATGCACTGCGACTCAGCTGTGAAAATTGTCTTCCCTGCTGTGCAGGCCCTGTTCATACTCGTCCAG ACGTACCTCCTCTGGTTCCACGCCAAGGACTGTGCCCAGCTGCAGAGAAACATCACTCG GTGTGGACTGATGTTGTGCCTGGCATCCAACCTAATAGTGTGGATGACAGCTGTCACAGAGGAGTCCCAGCACCAGACTGTGATCCCCAAGAGCGATCATG CGGCTGGTGATAACAACAGAGTGTTTCCTCCTGTTTCAGGCAACAAGGAAGGCGAGTGTAATTGCAGCCATACAGCCTGCAGCATCTTCAAGGAGGCCTACTATTACCTGTATCCCTTCAACATCGAATACAGCCTCTTCGCCTCGGCGATGGCCTATGTCATGTGGAAGAACGTGGGGCGCCTAGTGGATCAGCACGCTCACCACAAACACCGCTTTCGCCTTAAGGGCATCCTGGTGGGGCCAGTGGTGGGAGTGGCCATGCTGGTGGCTGGCCTGGCTACTTTTGTGATCTACGAGGTGGACATGGCCATGGACGACAAAGAGAAGAAGGAGCTGGCGCTCAAGATTCACTACCTGATGAACACTGTGGCTGTTTCACTCATGTCCGTCGCAGCCTTGATTGGCTATGCCATCTACTGGCTAGACAAAAGGGACCATGTCTCAGAGAAGAACCCAACCCGAAGCCTAGACATAGGCCTCCTCCTGGGCTCCTCGCTGGGCCAGTTCCTCATCTGCTACTTCAATATGGTGGCCATTGTAGCTTCCAGCGCCACAGACGTACTCAACGCACTCAATCTAGCCTGCTCCTTGCTTACCATAATACAGATCATCCTGCAGAATGTTTTCGTTATTGAGGGGCTACACAGGGAACCTTTCAATGAGGACCATGAGGGTCATGTGTTCGCCAATCCCCATGCCCTCCATTCTAACCAGGAGACACACCAACCCAGTACCATGAGGAGGAGCACGTCTGTTGTGATCATCACCACTGGAATGCATGTTCCTGTGACCTTGGGCCCATGCTGGAAGAGGCGACTTCTCAAGGAGATCTCCATCTTTCTGTTGCTTTGCAATGTCATT CTCTGGATCATGCCAGCCTTCGGCGCCCGTCCCCAGTTTGACAATGAACTCGGCTTCCGCTTCTATGATTACAGCACCTGGTCAGCTGTGGTGAACATTGGCCTGCCCTTCGGGATATTCTACCGCATGCACTCAGTCGCTAGCCTTTTTGAGGTCTTTCTGATCACGTGA